A region from the Kribbella shirazensis genome encodes:
- a CDS encoding MBL fold metallo-hydrolase — translation MSTKTLGEAGIEEENTVSFWICATCAVEHSEQVEVCAICADERQWVPADGQHWTTLEELAAAGTEVTIDEVEPGLYGVRSKPPVGIGQQSMLLTTSEGNLLWDPIGYLDDDAVRRVRSLGEVVAIVASHPHMYGVQVEWSHRLGDVPVYVSEADQEWVARKDPVIRTWSGELTPLPGVTLIQPGGHFPGSAVVHWANGADGKGVILSGDTIFANPDRTSVSFMRSYPNRIPLSGAVVDRVARSLDPFDYDRLYNNFGASIPVDAKSVVRRSADRHAAWTRGDYDHLT, via the coding sequence TTGAGCACGAAGACTCTCGGCGAGGCCGGAATCGAGGAGGAGAACACGGTGAGTTTCTGGATCTGTGCGACCTGTGCGGTCGAGCACTCCGAGCAGGTCGAGGTGTGCGCGATCTGCGCCGACGAGCGGCAGTGGGTACCCGCCGACGGGCAGCACTGGACGACCCTCGAGGAGCTGGCCGCGGCCGGCACCGAGGTCACGATCGACGAGGTCGAGCCCGGCCTGTACGGCGTCCGCTCGAAGCCGCCGGTCGGCATCGGGCAGCAGTCGATGCTGCTGACAACGTCGGAGGGCAACCTGCTCTGGGACCCGATCGGGTACCTCGACGACGACGCCGTACGCCGGGTCCGCTCGTTGGGTGAGGTGGTCGCGATCGTCGCCAGCCACCCGCACATGTACGGCGTCCAGGTCGAGTGGAGCCACCGCCTCGGCGACGTCCCCGTCTACGTCTCGGAGGCCGACCAGGAGTGGGTCGCCCGCAAGGACCCGGTCATCCGCACGTGGTCCGGCGAGCTCACCCCACTACCCGGAGTGACCCTCATCCAGCCCGGCGGCCACTTCCCCGGCAGCGCGGTCGTGCACTGGGCGAACGGTGCCGACGGCAAGGGCGTGATCCTGTCCGGCGACACCATCTTCGCCAACCCCGACCGCACCTCGGTCAGCTTCATGCGCAGCTACCCGAACCGCATCCCACTCTCCGGCGCCGTCGTCGACCGCGTGGCCCGCTCCCTGGACCCCTTCGACTACGACCGCCTCTACAACAACTTCGGCGCCTCGATCCCCGTAGACGCCAAGTCCGTAGTCCGCCGCTCCGCCGACCGCCACGCCGCCTGGACCCGCGGCGACTACGACCACCTCACGTGA
- a CDS encoding M55 family metallopeptidase, giving the protein MKVYVSADMEGVTGVVDAEDVQPPGRDYERARVLMTEDVNAAVRGAYAAGATEVLVNDAHGPMRNLLPDLLDPRARLIKGRPKPMGMMEGLTPEYDAALCVGFHARAGVLGVLSHSFMGHEIEDIWLDDRPTGEIGLFHAASAAYGVPVALLTGDDTACDEMKGWDPAVATVPVKFAKDRFAAQLVPVAEAREAIESTTTEALTNVPHPTTPNGPQTLAVRWQSASVTSHLTAIPGVSRRDDRTVVVEADMVQLYRLFNLFLRVCTAVTSNPPYC; this is encoded by the coding sequence GTGAAGGTTTACGTGAGCGCGGACATGGAAGGCGTCACCGGGGTCGTCGACGCGGAGGACGTGCAGCCGCCGGGGCGGGACTACGAGCGGGCCCGGGTGCTGATGACCGAGGACGTGAACGCCGCCGTCCGCGGTGCGTACGCCGCGGGCGCGACCGAAGTACTCGTCAACGACGCCCACGGGCCGATGCGCAACCTGCTGCCGGACCTCCTCGACCCGCGCGCCCGCCTGATCAAGGGCCGCCCGAAGCCGATGGGCATGATGGAGGGCCTGACGCCGGAGTACGACGCCGCGCTGTGCGTCGGGTTCCACGCCCGGGCCGGCGTCCTCGGCGTCCTGAGTCACAGCTTCATGGGCCACGAGATCGAGGACATCTGGCTGGACGACCGCCCCACGGGCGAAATCGGCCTGTTCCACGCGGCGTCGGCGGCGTACGGCGTACCGGTGGCGCTCCTGACCGGCGACGACACCGCCTGCGACGAGATGAAGGGCTGGGACCCCGCGGTCGCGACCGTCCCGGTCAAGTTCGCCAAGGACCGTTTCGCCGCTCAGCTGGTCCCGGTCGCCGAGGCCCGGGAAGCCATCGAGTCGACGACCACCGAAGCCCTCACCAACGTCCCGCACCCCACCACCCCGAACGGCCCGCAAACCCTCGCCGTCCGCTGGCAGTCCGCCTCGGTAACCTCCCACCTCACCGCAATCCCCGGCGTATCCCGCCGCGACGACCGAACGGTCGTGGTGGAGGCCGACATGGTGCAGCTCTACCGGCTGTTCAACCTCTTCCTCAGGGTCTGTACGGCGGTCACGTCGAACCCGCCGTACTGCTGA
- a CDS encoding SCO4848 family membrane protein produces MKLERKHALVLLAIAAWNVLTYLRFIKALVDTEDRPTGYYVAHTILIVVNLLIAALLGTWGVRAYKASKASQNAQV; encoded by the coding sequence GTGAAACTCGAACGGAAACACGCGCTCGTCCTGCTCGCCATCGCGGCCTGGAACGTCCTCACCTACCTGCGCTTCATCAAGGCGCTCGTGGACACCGAGGACCGCCCGACCGGGTACTACGTCGCGCACACGATCCTGATCGTCGTGAACCTGCTGATCGCTGCACTGCTCGGCACCTGGGGCGTCCGCGCCTACAAGGCGTCTAAGGCTTCACAAAACGCGCAGGTGTGA
- a CDS encoding helix-turn-helix transcriptional regulator has translation MSGGAEVRAWRPRLDGVVEVLHAHFPSHAYPSHTHDAWTVLIVDEGAVRYDLDRHEHGLAQAQVSLLPPHVPHDGRSVLPNGFRKRVLYLAPDRLDEGLIGAAVDQPEYVDPLLRHRIHQLHLVLRDGREDLEAQSRLTLIEERLQQHLRRQVEAPAERHGVGAARLRDAGVASRLRDMLDAHVPDGITLQDAAKLVHAHPAHLVRAFSREYGMPPHRYLTGRRVDLARRYLLDGRPAAEVATLAGFYDQSHLNRHFRKLLGVTPARFVKP, from the coding sequence ATGAGCGGCGGCGCCGAGGTGCGGGCGTGGCGGCCCAGGCTGGACGGGGTCGTCGAGGTCCTGCACGCCCACTTCCCGTCGCACGCGTACCCGAGCCACACGCACGATGCCTGGACGGTGCTGATCGTCGACGAGGGCGCCGTCCGGTACGACCTCGACCGCCATGAGCACGGTCTCGCCCAGGCGCAGGTCTCGCTCCTGCCGCCGCACGTTCCGCACGACGGCCGGTCGGTGCTGCCCAACGGTTTCCGAAAACGTGTTCTCTACCTGGCACCGGACCGGCTCGACGAAGGCTTGATCGGCGCGGCCGTCGATCAGCCCGAGTACGTCGATCCGCTGCTGCGGCACCGGATCCACCAGCTGCATCTAGTGCTCCGTGACGGCCGGGAGGATCTGGAGGCCCAGAGCCGTCTGACGTTGATCGAGGAGCGCCTGCAACAGCATCTGCGGCGACAGGTGGAGGCACCGGCCGAGCGGCACGGCGTCGGCGCGGCCCGGCTGCGCGATGCCGGCGTCGCTTCCCGGCTGCGCGACATGCTGGATGCCCATGTGCCGGACGGGATCACCTTGCAGGATGCGGCGAAGCTGGTGCACGCGCATCCGGCGCATCTGGTGCGGGCGTTCAGCCGGGAGTACGGGATGCCGCCGCACCGGTACCTGACCGGGCGACGGGTCGATCTGGCGCGGCGGTACCTGCTGGACGGGCGCCCGGCTGCGGAGGTGGCGACGCTGGCCGGGTTCTACGACCAGTCGCACCTCAACCGGCATTTCCGGAAACTGCTCGGTGTCACACCTGCGCGTTTTGTGAAGCCTTAG
- a CDS encoding IS110 family transposase — protein MLFVGDDWAEGHHDLQVEDDQGRVLARGRVDEGIAGMVRFHELVAEFLGDDAGPEEVVIGIETDRGPWVAALLAAGYVVFAVNPKLAARHRESLSLSGAKDDKTDARTLADLVRTRRHQLRPVTADSELADGVKVLARAHQSLIQERTRHLLRLRAALREYFPSALVAYQQGTLTLTGADVLALLAKAPTPAAAAKLTIVQITAALKTAGRRGDLAERAAAVQAALRTEHLGQPEIITAAYAATVGSTVAILQTLNTQIPALQEGVEASFGRHPDVEIYRSQPGLGPILGARVLAEFGDAPGRYADAKARKNYAGTAPITRQSGKLKTVHARFIHNNRLVNAIDLWASAATLHDADVRAYYDQLRGRGLGHHAALRQIGNRLVGILHGCLKTHTLYNPQTAWSHRATTQAA, from the coding sequence GTGTTGTTTGTGGGTGACGACTGGGCCGAAGGGCATCACGACCTGCAGGTCGAGGACGACCAGGGCCGGGTCCTGGCCCGTGGGCGGGTGGACGAGGGCATTGCCGGGATGGTTCGGTTCCACGAGTTGGTGGCGGAGTTCCTGGGCGATGATGCCGGTCCGGAGGAGGTGGTGATCGGGATCGAGACCGATCGCGGGCCGTGGGTGGCCGCGTTGCTGGCGGCGGGGTATGTGGTGTTCGCGGTGAACCCGAAACTTGCTGCCCGGCACCGTGAGAGTTTGTCGTTGTCGGGTGCGAAGGACGACAAGACCGATGCCCGGACGCTGGCCGACCTGGTCCGGACCCGTAGGCATCAACTGCGGCCGGTCACGGCCGATTCCGAGCTGGCCGACGGGGTCAAGGTGCTCGCCCGGGCGCATCAGTCGCTGATCCAGGAGCGGACCCGGCACCTGCTGCGGCTGCGGGCCGCGCTGCGGGAGTACTTCCCGTCCGCGCTGGTTGCCTACCAGCAAGGGACGTTGACGCTGACCGGTGCCGACGTGCTGGCGTTACTGGCCAAGGCCCCCACCCCGGCAGCGGCGGCGAAACTGACGATCGTCCAGATCACCGCGGCGTTGAAGACCGCCGGGCGGCGAGGCGACCTGGCCGAACGGGCCGCGGCGGTGCAGGCCGCGCTGCGCACCGAGCATCTCGGCCAGCCCGAGATCATCACCGCCGCCTACGCGGCCACGGTCGGCTCCACGGTCGCGATCCTGCAGACCCTGAACACCCAGATCCCTGCCCTGCAGGAAGGGGTCGAGGCCTCTTTTGGCCGGCACCCGGACGTTGAGATCTACCGCAGCCAGCCCGGCCTCGGACCGATCCTCGGCGCCCGGGTGCTCGCAGAGTTCGGCGACGCCCCCGGCCGCTACGCCGACGCCAAAGCCCGCAAGAACTACGCCGGCACCGCACCCATCACCCGCCAATCCGGCAAACTGAAAACCGTGCACGCCCGGTTCATCCACAACAACCGGCTCGTCAACGCCATCGACCTGTGGGCCAGCGCCGCCACCCTGCACGACGCCGATGTCCGCGCCTACTACGACCAACTCCGCGGCCGCGGCCTCGGCCACCACGCCGCGCTACGCCAGATCGGCAACCGGCTCGTCGGCATCCTCCACGGCTGCCTCAAAACCCACACCCTCTACAACCCCCAAACCGCCTGGTCACACCGCGCCACAACCCAAGCCGCTTGA
- the sdhA gene encoding succinate dehydrogenase flavoprotein subunit, whose translation MQVHQYDVVIVGAGGAGMRAALESSKRTRTAVLTKLYPTRSHTGAAQGGMCAALANVEEDNWEWHTFDTVKGGDFLVDQDAAEVMCKEAVDAVLDLEKMGLPFNRTAEGKIDQRFFGGHTRNHGEAVVRRSCFAADRTGHMILQTLYQQCIKQNVEFFNEYYVLDLLMTDGKASGVVAYELATGELHVFSAKSVIFASGGFGKVFRTTSNAHTLTGDGMGIVWRKGLPLEDMEFFQFHPTGLAGLGVLLSEAARGEGGILRNKDNERFMERYAPTVKDLAPRDMVARAMANEVREGRGCGPDGAYVMLDLTHLEPAHIDAKLPDITEFARTYLGVEPYTEQIPVFPTAHYAMGGIPTNIKGEALANNDDVIPGLYAAGEVACVSVHGANRLGTNSLLDINVFGRRAGIAAAEYAETAEFEELPENPESYVVDLVEGLRNSTGDERIAAIRADLQATMDLNAQVYRTEGSLKQALVDIEALKERFKNVGVQDKGRRFNTDLLEAVELGFLIDLAEVLVAGALARKESRGGHFREDYDKRDDVNFMRHTMAYREVDAEGNVNIRLDYKPVVQTRYKPMERKY comes from the coding sequence ATGCAGGTCCACCAGTACGACGTCGTCATCGTCGGCGCGGGCGGTGCGGGGATGCGCGCCGCCCTCGAGTCGAGCAAGCGGACCCGTACCGCCGTACTCACCAAGCTCTACCCGACCCGCTCCCACACCGGCGCGGCCCAGGGCGGCATGTGCGCCGCGCTGGCGAACGTCGAGGAGGACAACTGGGAGTGGCACACCTTCGACACCGTCAAGGGCGGTGACTTCCTGGTCGACCAGGACGCGGCCGAGGTGATGTGCAAGGAGGCCGTCGACGCGGTCCTCGACCTGGAGAAGATGGGGCTGCCGTTCAACCGGACGGCCGAGGGCAAGATCGACCAGCGGTTCTTCGGCGGCCACACCCGCAACCACGGCGAGGCCGTCGTACGGCGCTCCTGCTTCGCCGCGGACCGTACCGGTCACATGATCCTGCAGACGCTCTACCAGCAGTGCATCAAGCAGAACGTCGAGTTCTTCAACGAGTACTACGTTCTCGACCTGCTGATGACCGACGGCAAGGCGAGCGGCGTGGTCGCGTACGAGCTGGCCACCGGCGAACTGCACGTGTTCTCGGCCAAGTCGGTGATCTTCGCGTCCGGCGGTTTCGGCAAGGTGTTCCGTACGACGTCCAACGCGCACACCCTGACCGGTGACGGCATGGGCATCGTGTGGCGCAAGGGCCTGCCGCTGGAGGACATGGAGTTCTTCCAGTTCCACCCGACCGGCCTGGCGGGTCTCGGCGTACTGCTGTCGGAGGCGGCCCGCGGTGAGGGCGGCATCCTGCGGAACAAGGACAACGAGCGCTTCATGGAGCGCTACGCGCCGACCGTGAAGGACCTGGCGCCGCGGGACATGGTCGCCCGCGCGATGGCGAACGAGGTCCGCGAGGGCCGCGGCTGCGGTCCGGACGGCGCGTACGTGATGCTCGACCTGACCCACCTGGAGCCCGCGCACATCGACGCGAAGCTGCCGGACATCACGGAGTTCGCCCGCACCTACCTGGGCGTGGAGCCGTACACCGAGCAGATCCCGGTGTTCCCGACCGCGCACTACGCGATGGGCGGCATCCCGACCAACATCAAGGGCGAGGCGCTGGCCAACAACGACGACGTGATCCCCGGTCTGTACGCCGCGGGTGAGGTCGCCTGCGTCTCCGTGCACGGCGCGAACCGCCTGGGCACGAACTCGCTGCTCGACATCAACGTCTTCGGCCGCCGGGCCGGCATCGCCGCCGCGGAGTACGCCGAGACGGCCGAGTTCGAGGAGCTCCCCGAGAACCCCGAGTCGTACGTCGTGGACCTCGTCGAGGGGCTGCGCAACTCCACGGGCGACGAGCGGATCGCCGCGATCCGGGCCGACCTGCAGGCGACGATGGACCTGAACGCGCAGGTGTACCGGACCGAGGGGTCGCTGAAGCAGGCGCTGGTCGACATCGAGGCACTGAAGGAGCGGTTCAAGAACGTCGGCGTGCAGGACAAGGGCCGGCGGTTCAACACCGACCTGCTGGAGGCCGTCGAGCTCGGCTTCCTGATCGACCTGGCCGAGGTCCTGGTGGCCGGCGCCCTGGCCCGCAAGGAGTCCCGCGGCGGGCACTTCCGCGAGGACTACGACAAGCGCGACGACGTGAACTTCATGCGCCACACGATGGCGTACCGCGAGGTCGATGCCGAAGGCAACGTCAACATCCGGCTCGACTACAAGCCGGTCGTGCAGACCCGCTACAAGCCGATGGAGCGCAAGTACTGA
- a CDS encoding DUF2000 family protein → MEKFATKIAVLLRDDLAVWQRLNVTAFLVSGIAGTHPEVVGEPYEDADGVRYLPMFRQPVMVFEGSKEFMATAQERALGRGIEHSVFTQDLFATGNDRDNRAAVRAVGTSELDLVGIALYGPKNAVDKVLKGAAKHH, encoded by the coding sequence GTGGAAAAGTTCGCTACGAAGATTGCTGTGTTGCTGCGGGACGATCTGGCGGTCTGGCAGCGGTTGAACGTGACCGCGTTCCTGGTGAGCGGGATTGCCGGGACGCATCCCGAGGTCGTGGGGGAGCCGTACGAGGATGCGGACGGGGTGCGGTACCTGCCGATGTTCCGGCAGCCGGTGATGGTGTTCGAGGGGTCCAAGGAGTTCATGGCCACGGCTCAGGAGCGGGCGCTCGGGCGGGGGATCGAGCACTCGGTGTTCACCCAGGACCTGTTCGCGACCGGCAACGACCGCGACAACCGCGCGGCGGTGCGGGCGGTCGGGACGAGCGAGCTCGACCTGGTCGGGATCGCCCTCTACGGGCCGAAGAACGCCGTCGACAAGGTGCTCAAGGGCGCGGCGAAACACCACTAG
- a CDS encoding WD40/YVTN/BNR-like repeat-containing protein, which produces MEPRLRELSDRYYRRLVELLERCGLPRAMPPFLVLGVFAATTSIVLALVQLTSQEAPAVKPIGITPAAAGAPGSKVVNSERAQVLSMTMVTRNRWAAGWSDCTTGPSCRYAAVIDRDGARATAPEWPVPYATLQAGSEAIAVAPPLEGTLAGGATMMFRLTYDGPLLTRLRHRMPTTTFAKNEILTDQIVPGRIVVVNPEESTVRMLQARGTRSPVCDDSGRCWMLGGIGRTDIVWTDDGGKTWGARSLDSHNQLGRLAVSPNGRTLLTTAVTVGANGQSVAKMQLSTDRGANWTTVQDPPPSLKTAPLAFDDGTALMLGGRHGDRPRLYRVRDGAAKLDRGYPGDLADLEGDEHLMYGFEVPKRRTTEVVLSTDAGATWTKFAPR; this is translated from the coding sequence GTGGAGCCGCGCCTGCGTGAGTTGTCCGACCGCTACTACCGTCGCCTGGTAGAGCTGTTGGAACGCTGCGGCCTTCCCCGCGCCATGCCGCCGTTCCTCGTCCTCGGGGTGTTCGCCGCGACCACGTCCATCGTGCTCGCGCTGGTGCAACTGACCTCGCAGGAGGCGCCGGCCGTCAAGCCGATCGGCATTACGCCGGCGGCCGCTGGGGCACCGGGCAGCAAAGTGGTGAACTCCGAGCGCGCCCAGGTGCTGTCGATGACGATGGTCACCCGGAACCGCTGGGCGGCCGGCTGGTCCGACTGCACCACCGGCCCGAGCTGCCGGTACGCCGCGGTGATCGACCGCGACGGCGCCCGCGCGACCGCGCCCGAGTGGCCGGTGCCGTACGCGACGCTGCAGGCCGGGAGCGAGGCGATCGCGGTCGCACCGCCGTTGGAGGGCACGCTGGCCGGCGGCGCGACGATGATGTTCCGGCTGACGTACGACGGCCCGCTGCTCACCCGGCTGCGGCACCGGATGCCGACCACGACGTTCGCGAAGAACGAGATCCTCACCGACCAGATCGTGCCGGGCCGGATCGTGGTGGTGAACCCGGAGGAGTCGACGGTCCGGATGCTGCAGGCCCGCGGTACCCGGTCCCCGGTCTGCGACGACTCGGGCCGCTGCTGGATGCTGGGCGGGATCGGCCGCACGGACATCGTCTGGACCGACGACGGCGGCAAGACCTGGGGTGCGCGGTCGCTCGACAGCCACAACCAGCTCGGCCGGCTCGCGGTCAGCCCGAACGGCCGCACGCTGCTGACCACCGCGGTCACCGTCGGCGCGAACGGGCAGTCCGTGGCGAAGATGCAGCTCTCCACCGACCGTGGGGCGAACTGGACGACGGTCCAGGACCCGCCGCCGAGCCTGAAGACCGCGCCGCTCGCGTTCGACGACGGCACCGCGCTGATGCTCGGCGGCCGGCACGGCGACCGCCCGCGGCTGTACCGGGTCCGCGACGGCGCCGCCAAGCTGGACCGCGGCTACCCCGGCGACCTCGCGGACCTCGAGGGCGACGAGCACCTGATGTACGGCTTCGAGGTCCCGAAGCGGCGTACCACCGAGGTCGTCCTGAGCACCGACGCCGGCGCCACCTGGACGAAGTTCGCCCCGCGCTAG
- a CDS encoding succinate dehydrogenase hydrophobic membrane anchor subunit produces the protein MSDIAAPRSSTKARSLKGGGRNRSGQTNFELYSWLFMRLSGLALVVLVLGHLFVNLMLGDGINALDFGFVAGKWANPLWQVWDLLMLWLAMLHGTNGLRTIVNDYAEKDQTRFWLKALLITAAIVIVVLGTLVIFTFDPCLDPNSTLSVCTNK, from the coding sequence ATGAGCGACATCGCGGCACCGCGCAGCAGCACCAAGGCCCGCTCCCTCAAGGGCGGCGGCCGGAACCGCTCCGGCCAGACGAACTTCGAGCTCTACAGCTGGCTGTTCATGCGGCTGTCCGGGCTCGCCCTGGTCGTCCTGGTGCTCGGCCACCTGTTCGTGAACCTGATGCTCGGCGACGGGATCAACGCACTCGACTTCGGCTTCGTGGCCGGCAAGTGGGCCAACCCGCTGTGGCAGGTCTGGGACCTGCTGATGCTGTGGCTGGCGATGCTGCACGGCACGAACGGCCTGCGCACGATCGTCAACGACTACGCCGAGAAGGACCAGACCCGGTTCTGGCTGAAGGCCCTGCTGATCACGGCCGCGATCGTGATCGTGGTTCTCGGCACCCTGGTGATCTTCACCTTCGACCCCTGCCTCGACCCCAACTCCACGTTGTCGGTCTGCACGAACAAGTAA
- the sdhC gene encoding succinate dehydrogenase, cytochrome b556 subunit — protein MPSKPAGTLYRGREGMWSWVAHRITGVGIFFFLLVHVLDTALVRVSPEAYNEVIGTYKNPVVGLLEVGLVAAILFHAFNGVRLILVDFWAKGPRYQRQLMIGVGVLWVVLFVPFVIRHLTHVFGG, from the coding sequence TTGCCCAGCAAACCAGCCGGCACGCTCTACCGCGGCCGGGAGGGCATGTGGTCATGGGTCGCGCACCGGATCACCGGTGTCGGGATCTTCTTCTTCCTGCTGGTGCACGTGCTGGACACCGCGCTCGTCCGGGTGTCGCCGGAGGCCTACAACGAGGTCATCGGCACCTACAAGAACCCGGTCGTCGGCCTGCTCGAGGTCGGCCTGGTGGCCGCGATCCTGTTCCACGCGTTCAACGGCGTCCGGCTGATCCTGGTGGACTTCTGGGCCAAGGGCCCGCGCTACCAGCGGCAGCTGATGATCGGCGTCGGCGTGCTCTGGGTGGTCCTGTTCGTGCCGTTCGTGATCCGTCATCTGACCCACGTGTTCGGAGGCTGA
- a CDS encoding succinate dehydrogenase iron-sulfur subunit, whose protein sequence is MDVKVKILRYNPEVVDEAEWKTYAVTLQPTDRVLDALHKIKWEQDGTLTFRRSCAHGVCGSDAMRINGRNRLACKTLIKDLNPEKEITVEPIKGLPVLKDLVVDMEPFFDAYRSVMPFLVTSGHEPTRERIQSQADRDRFDDTTKCILCAACTTSCPVFWSDGQYFGPQAIVGAHRFIFDSRDEGTEQRLEILNDKEGVWRCRTTFNCTDACPRGIEVTKAIQEVKRALIFRRV, encoded by the coding sequence ATGGACGTCAAGGTCAAGATCCTCCGGTACAACCCCGAGGTCGTCGACGAGGCCGAGTGGAAGACGTACGCCGTCACGCTCCAGCCGACCGACCGGGTGCTGGACGCGCTGCACAAGATCAAGTGGGAGCAGGACGGCACGCTGACCTTCCGGCGGTCCTGCGCGCACGGCGTCTGCGGCTCCGACGCGATGCGGATCAACGGCCGGAACCGGCTGGCCTGCAAGACGCTGATCAAGGACCTGAACCCGGAGAAGGAGATCACAGTCGAGCCCATCAAGGGCCTGCCGGTGCTCAAGGACCTGGTCGTCGACATGGAGCCGTTCTTCGACGCGTACCGCTCGGTGATGCCGTTCCTGGTCACCAGCGGTCACGAGCCGACCCGGGAGCGGATCCAGTCGCAGGCCGACCGGGACCGCTTCGACGACACCACCAAGTGCATCCTGTGCGCGGCCTGTACGACGTCCTGCCCGGTGTTCTGGTCCGACGGCCAGTACTTCGGCCCGCAGGCGATCGTCGGCGCGCACCGGTTCATCTTCGACAGCCGCGACGAGGGCACCGAGCAGCGGCTGGAGATCCTGAACGACAAGGAAGGCGTCTGGCGCTGCCGGACCACCTTCAACTGCACCGACGCCTGCCCCCGCGGTATCGAGGTCACCAAGGCGATCCAGGAAGTGAAGCGGGCGCTCATCTTCCGTCGAGTGTGA